The following proteins are encoded in a genomic region of Parachlamydiales bacterium:
- a CDS encoding SDR family NAD(P)-dependent oxidoreductase translates to MSKKILITGAAGFIGFHLAKYLAQKGNTVLGVDNFNSYYDPLLKEKRRELLEKEGISILRADIAENEVLRKITEEFEPDNLVHLAAQAGVRYSTECPQAYIKANIEGFLNVLETCRAFPHIPLTYASSSSVYGLNEKVPFDTTDRTDHQASLYGVTKKCNELMAYTYHHLYKVKSTGLRFFTVYGPWGRPDMAYFSFTKAILAGQPISIFNDGNMERDFTYIDDIIAGIDAAIEKNCTCEVYNLGNHKPEKLMSLVESLEKHLNRKAILIKKPMQLGDVVATYADIEKSQKDLGFSPKISLDEGLGRFVAWYRNFYPHPIT, encoded by the coding sequence ATGAGCAAAAAAATCCTTATTACCGGCGCCGCCGGATTCATCGGCTTCCATTTAGCAAAATACCTCGCGCAAAAAGGAAACACGGTATTAGGAGTGGATAACTTTAATTCCTACTACGATCCTCTCTTAAAGGAAAAACGACGCGAACTTCTCGAAAAAGAAGGCATTTCTATCCTGCGCGCCGATATTGCTGAAAACGAAGTCCTTAGGAAAATTACGGAAGAATTCGAACCGGATAACCTCGTCCATTTGGCTGCCCAAGCCGGAGTGCGCTATTCGACGGAATGTCCGCAAGCATATATCAAGGCAAATATTGAGGGTTTTCTTAATGTGCTTGAAACCTGCCGCGCATTTCCACATATCCCCCTGACTTACGCCTCTTCCTCCTCCGTGTATGGCTTAAATGAAAAAGTTCCCTTCGACACCACAGACCGGACTGACCATCAAGCCAGCCTGTACGGTGTCACTAAGAAATGCAACGAACTCATGGCATATACCTACCACCATCTCTACAAAGTAAAAAGCACCGGCCTCCGTTTTTTTACCGTTTACGGACCCTGGGGAAGACCGGATATGGCCTACTTCAGCTTCACTAAAGCCATCCTCGCAGGTCAGCCCATCTCCATCTTCAATGACGGAAACATGGAGCGGGACTTCACTTATATTGATGATATTATTGCCGGAATAGACGCTGCCATAGAAAAAAACTGCACCTGTGAAGTGTATAACCTAGGGAACCACAAACCCGAGAAATTAATGTCACTTGTCGAATCCCTCGAAAAACACCTAAACAGAAAAGCCATCCTCATAAAAAAACCTATGCAGCTGGGCGATGTCGTCGCCACCTACGCCGATATCGAAAAAAGTCAAAAAGACCTAGGTTTTTCCCCTAAGATCTCCCTCGATGAAGGACTTGGCCGTTTTGTCGCCTGGTACCGCAATTTCTACCCCCACCCAATCACCTAA